A part of Scophthalmus maximus strain ysfricsl-2021 chromosome 20, ASM2237912v1, whole genome shotgun sequence genomic DNA contains:
- the dusp4 gene encoding dual specificity protein phosphatase 4 yields the protein MDELCEMDCTVLKRILKDDSGKCLLLDCRSFLAFSAGHIRGAVNARCNTIVRRRAKGSALSLDQILAGDEEVRGRLRSGMFSAAVLYDERTQDAEAVKEDSTVTLVLNALCRDASGTDIYLLKGGYDRFFTEYPEFCLKTKSLPSLSSQSSIDSGCSSCGTPHHDQGGPVEILPFLYLGSALHASKKEVLDAIGISALLNVSADCPNHFEGAYQYKCIPVEDNHKEDISCWFLEAIEFIDSIRDSSGRVLVHCQAGISRSATICLAYLMKRKRVRLDEAFEFVRRRRSIISPNFSFMGQLLQFESQVLATSCAAEAAATASPLLGPKSSATTTSTTATPTSPFIFNFPVSVVNTAYLHHSPLTTSPGC from the exons ATGGACGAGCTGTGCGAGATGGACTGCACGGTGCTGAAGCGCATCCTGAAGGACGACAGCGGCAAGTGCCTGCTGCTCGACTGCCGCTCGTTCCTCGCGTTCAGCGCGGGCCACATCCGCGGCGCGGTCAACGCCCGCTGCAACACCATCGTGCGCCGCCGCGCCAAGGGCTCCGCGCTCAGCCTGGACCAGATACTGGCCGGCGACGAGGAGGTGCGCGGCCGCCTGCGCTCGGGCATGTTCTCCGCCGCGGTGCTGTACGACGAGCGCACGCAGGACGCCGAGGCGGTGAAGGAGGACAGCACCGTGACGCTGGTGCTCAACGCGCTGTGCAGGGACGCGTCCGGCACCGACATCTACCTGCTGAAAG gCGGATACGATCGGTTTTTCACAGAATACCCAGAGTTTTGTTTGAAGACCAAATCCTTACCGTCGCTCAGCAGCCAGTCCAGCATTGACTCGGGCTGCTCGTCTTGTGGGACGCCGCACCACGACCAG GGCGGCCCGGTGGAGATCCTCCCATTCCTCTACCTCGGCAGCGCCCTCCACGCCTCGAAGAAGGAGGTCCTGGACGCCATCGGCATCTCCGCCCTGCTGAACGTGTCGGCCGACTGTCCCAACCACTTCGAGGGCGCGTACCAGTACAAGTGCATCCCCGTGGAGGACAACCACAAGGAGGACATCAGCTGCTGGTTCCTGGAGGCCATCGAGTTCATAG ATTCAATAAGAGACTCCAGTGGGCGAGTGCTGGTCCACTGTCAGGCGGGCATCTCCCGCTCCGCCACCATTTGCCTGGCCTACCTGATGAAGAGGAAGCGCGTGCGTCTGGACGAGGCCTTTGAGTTTGTGCGCCGGCGCCGCAGCATCATCTCCCCCAACTTCAGCTTCATGGGCCAGCTGCTGCAGTTCGAGTCGCAGGTGCTCGCCACCTCGTGCGCCGCCGAGGCGGCCGCCACCGCGAGCCCGCTCCTCGGGCCCAAGTCGTCGGCGACCACCACCTCCACGACGGCCACGCCCACCTCGCCGTTCATCTTCAACTTCCCCGTCTCGGTGGTGAACACCGCCTACCTGCACCACAGCCCGCTCACGACCTCGCCCGGCTGCTGA